The genomic stretch GTATGACAGCAGACAAAAATGCAAACCCGGGAACGCAATAGAGAATGATATCATACAATGGTTTAAACATTTGTAACAAAAACTAGGGTATAAAAACAAAAACAAATCAAAGTATGCTACAAAAGAATGAAAAAATGTTGAGAGGTGGATTATTATGAGAAAAGTTACTGCAATTGTATTATCAGCCATGATGGCCTTATCTTTAAGCGCTTGCGGTTCCACTGCAAAGGAAAGCAATGTAACGGAAACCACAGCAGCAAGCTCTGGATCAGAAACAACCGCAGCAAAAGCAGAAGAAACCAGAGAGCCGATTAAGATCGGAGTTTCTGCACCGGATTTAACCAATGTGTTTTTCATCCAGATCAAGGATGCCATGCAGGCAGCCCTTAGCGACCCGAAGGATGAACTGATCATTCAGGATGCCGGCGGTGACCAGAATAAGCAGATGAATGACGTGGCTGATATGATCAACCAGGGCTGTGACGTTATCTGTATTTCCGCGATCAACTCAGAAGGAGTACGTGCCACTCTGGAAGCATGCAAGGAAGCTGACATACCAGTCATTGCATTCAATACCTCAGTAAAGAACCCGGAACTGGTTCAGTGTACGGTTGTTTCTGATAATAAAGAAGCCGGAAAACTGTGTGCACAGGCTCTGGCAGATTCTTTAGGCGGTAAAG from Lacrimispora sphenoides JCM 1415 encodes the following:
- a CDS encoding sugar ABC transporter substrate-binding protein; translated protein: MRKVTAIVLSAMMALSLSACGSTAKESNVTETTAASSGSETTAAKAEETREPIKIGVSAPDLTNVFFIQIKDAMQAALSDPKDELIIQDAGGDQNKQMNDVADMINQGCDVICISAINSEGVRATLEACKEADIPVIAFNTSVKNPELVQCTVVSDNKEAGKLCAQALADSLGGKGKVVEITYSTTEVCYDRQFGFEEELKKYPDIEIIQAKDVEKPKSDYSQPIMVDFINANPVIDGVFTINDPTARGAIAALKEAGRLDATKVVSVDGSDEGKGFIRAGEMVASAAQDPAGIGTTCIETAYRLLSGQTIEEKVVVPMSIITEENVDQ